The following are encoded together in the Halopiger aswanensis genome:
- a CDS encoding acyltransferase, whose product MTDDSPGTESESESESGSGSRTRHDRITRHPTAGPRNSLAFWTDAKHPLRIAINYVVVWLVRISPSLRLKRWLMRRIGVTVGDDVSWGLEATPDVFWPELITLEDHAIVGYDATLLCHEFLQDEYRTGEVVVGERAMIGAGAIVLPGVEIGAEARVAANSLVTRDVEPGTTVAGVPARPMGGDSDDDTGATADEADENESGER is encoded by the coding sequence GTGACTGACGACAGCCCTGGTACCGAATCCGAATCTGAATCTGAATCTGGATCTGGATCCCGCACCCGACACGATCGCATCACCCGCCACCCGACCGCGGGGCCGCGCAACTCGCTCGCGTTCTGGACCGACGCCAAGCACCCGCTCCGGATCGCGATCAACTACGTTGTCGTCTGGCTCGTCCGGATCTCGCCGAGCCTGCGGCTCAAGCGCTGGCTCATGCGTCGCATCGGCGTCACCGTCGGCGATGACGTTTCGTGGGGGCTCGAGGCGACACCGGACGTCTTCTGGCCCGAACTGATCACGCTCGAGGACCACGCGATCGTGGGGTACGACGCGACCCTGCTCTGTCACGAGTTCTTACAGGACGAGTACCGGACGGGCGAGGTCGTCGTCGGCGAGCGGGCGATGATCGGCGCGGGGGCGATCGTCCTGCCGGGCGTCGAGATCGGTGCCGAAGCGCGGGTCGCGGCGAACTCGCTCGTGACGCGGGACGTCGAACCCGGAACGACGGTCGCCGGCGTGCCGGCGCGGCCGATGGGTGGGGATAGCGATGACGACACCGGAGCTACGGCGGACGAGGCGGACGAAAACGAGAGCGGCGAGCGGTAA
- a CDS encoding NAD(P)/FAD-dependent oxidoreductase yields the protein MTENVVVLGAGYAGAGAVTKLQSALDGNARLTWIADVDYHLVLHEAHRVIRDPDVRSDITFPVTEIADPSTRFIQDEVVGLDVDEQVVELADSDDVEYDYVLVALGSQTAYYGIPGLEEHSLTLKSLDDALEIHEAVQEASQEATRGDPAQIVIGGAGLSGIQTAGEIAEFRDEHRAPIEIHLVEALEEIFPGNDPEIQQALRDLLEEAGVRIHTDDPITEATEDHIEFDEGEPLDHDVLVWTGGITGRDALDDAELEKEHNRVNAEPNFQTSDEHVFAIGDSAIIDQGDQPAPPTAQAAWQAAEVAGENIARAIENRPLKTWEHEDKGTVVSVGEKAVAHEVKPGFGISLPVGTFGGVPAQTLKKMIAARWIASITSWNEARKSWSSL from the coding sequence ATGACTGAGAACGTCGTCGTACTTGGCGCCGGATACGCCGGTGCCGGTGCGGTCACCAAACTCCAGTCGGCACTCGATGGCAACGCGCGACTAACGTGGATCGCTGACGTCGACTACCACCTCGTACTCCACGAGGCCCACCGCGTGATCCGCGATCCGGACGTCCGCTCGGACATCACCTTCCCCGTAACCGAGATCGCGGACCCCTCGACCCGGTTCATCCAGGACGAAGTCGTCGGCCTCGACGTCGACGAGCAGGTCGTCGAACTCGCCGACAGCGACGACGTCGAGTACGACTACGTCCTCGTCGCGCTGGGCAGCCAGACTGCCTACTACGGCATCCCCGGCCTCGAGGAACACTCCCTGACGCTCAAGAGTCTCGACGACGCCCTCGAGATCCACGAGGCCGTCCAGGAGGCCAGCCAGGAAGCGACCCGCGGCGACCCCGCGCAGATCGTCATCGGCGGCGCCGGCCTCTCCGGGATCCAGACCGCCGGCGAGATCGCCGAGTTCCGCGACGAACACCGCGCGCCGATCGAGATCCACCTCGTCGAAGCACTCGAGGAGATCTTCCCCGGCAACGATCCGGAGATCCAGCAGGCCCTGCGCGACCTGCTCGAGGAAGCCGGCGTCCGCATCCACACGGACGACCCGATCACCGAGGCCACCGAAGACCACATCGAGTTCGACGAGGGCGAACCCCTCGACCACGACGTGCTCGTCTGGACCGGCGGCATCACGGGCCGCGACGCCTTAGACGACGCCGAACTCGAGAAGGAGCACAACCGCGTCAACGCCGAGCCGAACTTCCAGACCTCCGACGAGCACGTGTTCGCGATCGGCGACTCGGCGATTATCGATCAGGGCGACCAGCCCGCACCGCCGACGGCACAGGCCGCCTGGCAGGCCGCGGAGGTCGCCGGCGAGAACATCGCCCGCGCGATCGAGAACCGGCCGCTCAAGACCTGGGAACACGAGGACAAGGGGACCGTCGTCTCCGTCGGCGAGAAGGCCGTCGCCCACGAAGTCAAGCCGGGCTTCGGCATCTCCCTGCCCGTCGGCACTTTCGGCGGCGTCCCGGCCCAGACCTTAAAGAAGATGATCGCCGCGCGCTGGATCGCGAGCATCACCTCGTGGAACGAGGCGCGCAAGTCCTGGTCGTCGCTGTAA
- the rocF gene encoding arginase, translating to MKTNATVRIIGAPMDYGANRRGVDMGPSAIRYAGLADELERAGVDPIDDGDLSMPRAEEIDPDTDEASGLTSTESESSGVENAKFLPAIEGVNVRLAARVAETLADGEFPLVLGGDHSVAIGSLHGSARDADIGAIWFDAHADLNTPETSPSGNVHGMPLGAVLGRGVFGDMDWAHTPRLQEDSIAYVGLRSIDERERELVRESEMTAFTMSDIDQRGMTAVVEDALEVATDGTDGVHVSLDLDMIDPKAAPGVGTPVRGGVTYREAHAALETVSKRHDRDGILRSMDVVEVNPILDEANETASLAAELTASAFGKRIL from the coding sequence ATGAAGACGAACGCGACCGTTCGAATCATCGGTGCGCCGATGGACTACGGGGCCAACCGCCGCGGCGTCGACATGGGGCCGTCGGCGATCCGCTACGCCGGCCTCGCCGACGAACTCGAGCGCGCGGGCGTGGACCCGATCGACGACGGGGACCTCTCGATGCCGCGCGCGGAGGAGATCGACCCCGATACGGACGAGGCGTCCGGACTCACATCGACCGAGTCGGAGAGTTCAGGAGTCGAGAACGCCAAGTTCCTCCCGGCGATCGAGGGAGTCAACGTCCGGCTCGCCGCCCGCGTTGCGGAGACGCTCGCTGACGGCGAGTTCCCGCTCGTGCTCGGCGGCGACCACTCGGTCGCGATCGGATCGCTCCACGGCTCCGCACGCGACGCGGACATCGGCGCGATCTGGTTCGACGCCCACGCCGACCTCAACACGCCCGAAACCTCGCCCAGCGGCAACGTTCACGGCATGCCGCTTGGCGCCGTGCTCGGCCGAGGCGTCTTCGGGGACATGGACTGGGCCCACACCCCCCGACTGCAGGAGGACTCGATCGCCTACGTCGGCCTCCGCAGCATCGACGAGCGCGAGCGGGAACTGGTCCGCGAAAGCGAGATGACCGCGTTCACGATGTCCGACATCGACCAGCGGGGCATGACGGCCGTCGTCGAGGACGCCCTCGAAGTCGCGACCGACGGTACCGACGGCGTCCACGTCAGCCTCGACCTCGACATGATCGATCCCAAGGCCGCGCCGGGCGTCGGGACCCCGGTCCGCGGCGGCGTCACCTACCGCGAGGCCCACGCCGCCCTCGAGACCGTCTCGAAGCGCCACGACCGCGACGGGATACTCCGCTCGATGGACGTCGTCGAAGTCAACCCGATCCTCGACGAGGCGAACGAAACGGCGTCGCTCGCGGCTGAACTCACCGCGAGCGCGTTCGGCAAGCGGATCCTCTGA
- a CDS encoding metal-dependent transcriptional regulator, translating into MMLSDVMEDYLKVIYQLQRSTDDRIKTSEIAAELDVTSPTVTSMLDKLEDRGLVDREKYRGVTLTDEGETVALEVVRHHRLLEAYLTEHLDYDWSEVHDEADRLEHHISEDFEARVADALGEPEVDPHGSPIPGADLEPPERPEGKTVSEFAEGETVVVEEVADRDPEVLSYLADHGVEPGVELEIVEVAPFGMVTARSSAHDEPVSLPEAVARHVRVSSPTKVEQ; encoded by the coding sequence ATGATGCTGAGCGACGTGATGGAAGACTACCTCAAGGTCATCTACCAGCTCCAGCGGTCGACCGACGACCGCATCAAGACCTCCGAGATCGCCGCGGAGCTGGACGTCACGTCGCCGACGGTCACCAGCATGCTCGACAAACTCGAGGACCGCGGGCTGGTCGACCGGGAGAAGTACCGCGGGGTAACGCTCACCGACGAGGGCGAGACCGTCGCGCTCGAGGTCGTCCGCCACCACCGCCTGCTCGAGGCCTACCTCACCGAACACCTCGACTACGACTGGTCGGAGGTCCACGACGAGGCCGACCGGCTCGAACACCACATCAGCGAGGACTTCGAGGCCCGCGTCGCCGACGCGCTCGGCGAACCGGAGGTCGACCCGCACGGGTCGCCGATCCCCGGCGCCGACCTCGAACCCCCCGAACGCCCCGAGGGGAAGACCGTCTCGGAGTTTGCGGAGGGCGAAACCGTCGTCGTCGAAGAGGTCGCCGACCGCGACCCGGAGGTACTGTCCTACCTGGCCGACCACGGCGTCGAGCCCGGCGTCGAACTCGAGATCGTCGAAGTTGCCCCCTTCGGCATGGTGACCGCCCGCTCGAGCGCACACGACGAGCCGGTCTCACTGCCGGAAGCGGTCGCACGACACGTCCGCGTTTCCTCGCCAACGAAAGTCGAACAATAG
- a CDS encoding ZIP family metal transporter — MRERSNGALPQWLLAVGPVLVLGSILGLLSLTTPFEALVAVDDASTLEIVWLLTVIGALAGVVPVAIGMLWFPFIRDLDPRYLHGFLALAGGVLAFIAIQLTVDIVETGLAADRTGLAMGLAVVGIVGTFVAMHAVSAWRQRTMAAADTDANGLAIAYLVALALGLHSIGEGLGIGVSFVRGDTTQVTLLVLAFVTHNVMEGPTVVAAVARDRTAPPLRHFAAMGLLAGGPVILGGWLGSFANSAPLAVLFFAVAVGAIAQVLIEVAGLIRFDAEGVLTRTNVATFAVGFALMFFLEDVLAGALLNGVLVPS, encoded by the coding sequence ATGCGTGAGCGATCGAACGGGGCGCTGCCCCAGTGGCTCCTCGCGGTCGGTCCCGTCCTCGTTCTCGGTTCGATCCTCGGGCTCCTGTCCCTAACGACGCCCTTCGAGGCCCTCGTTGCCGTCGACGATGCGAGCACGCTCGAGATCGTTTGGCTGCTCACGGTAATCGGGGCGCTCGCGGGCGTCGTTCCGGTCGCGATCGGCATGCTCTGGTTTCCGTTCATCCGGGATCTCGACCCGCGATATCTCCACGGATTCCTCGCGCTCGCCGGCGGCGTGCTGGCGTTTATCGCGATCCAACTGACGGTCGACATCGTCGAAACCGGACTGGCCGCCGACCGGACCGGGCTGGCGATGGGGCTCGCAGTCGTCGGCATCGTCGGGACGTTCGTCGCGATGCACGCGGTAAGCGCGTGGCGACAGCGGACGATGGCCGCGGCCGACACGGACGCGAACGGACTCGCGATCGCGTACCTCGTCGCGCTCGCACTCGGCCTGCACAGCATCGGCGAAGGACTCGGGATCGGCGTCTCCTTCGTCCGCGGCGACACCACGCAGGTGACCCTGCTCGTGCTCGCGTTCGTGACCCACAACGTCATGGAAGGACCGACCGTCGTTGCCGCGGTCGCCCGCGACCGGACGGCGCCCCCGCTGCGTCACTTCGCCGCGATGGGGCTGCTCGCCGGCGGTCCGGTCATCCTCGGCGGTTGGCTCGGCAGCTTCGCCAACTCGGCGCCGCTCGCCGTGTTGTTCTTCGCGGTCGCCGTCGGTGCGATCGCACAGGTGCTCATCGAGGTTGCGGGGCTGATCCGCTTCGACGCCGAGGGCGTCCTGACTCGGACTAACGTCGCCACCTTCGCGGTCGGATTCGCCCTGATGTTCTTCCTCGAGGACGTGCTCGCCGGTGCGTTGCTGAACGGGGTGCTCGTGCCGTCGTGA
- a CDS encoding Rrf2 family transcriptional regulator translates to MSSIELTPSQKKILRALTNLHKESEDAIKGEDIAEQVDRNPGTIRNQMQSLKALQLVEGVPGPKGGYKPTAAAYEALEIQQMDDPASVPLEHEGEPVEDVIVEEIDLSSVHHPELCRAEIHMQGTIDGISEDDAVTVGPTPLSKLVIDGRVDGKDDTNNILILRIEDMTAPGEEPAH, encoded by the coding sequence ATGTCATCAATTGAACTAACCCCGAGTCAGAAGAAGATCCTCCGCGCGCTCACGAATCTCCACAAGGAGTCCGAGGACGCGATCAAGGGGGAGGACATCGCCGAACAGGTAGACCGTAACCCTGGTACCATCCGCAACCAGATGCAGAGTCTCAAGGCCCTCCAGCTGGTCGAAGGTGTACCGGGGCCGAAAGGTGGCTACAAACCGACAGCCGCAGCCTACGAAGCCCTCGAGATCCAGCAGATGGACGATCCCGCGTCCGTCCCGCTCGAGCACGAGGGCGAGCCGGTCGAGGACGTCATCGTCGAGGAGATCGACCTCTCGAGCGTCCACCACCCCGAACTCTGCCGCGCGGAGATCCACATGCAGGGGACGATCGACGGCATCTCGGAGGACGACGCCGTCACCGTCGGTCCGACGCCGCTGTCGAAGCTCGTGATCGACGGGCGCGTCGACGGCAAGGACGACACGAACAACATCCTCATCCTCCGGATCGAGGACATGACCGCCCCGGGCGAAGAGCCGGCACACTGA
- the gyrA gene encoding DNA gyrase subunit A: protein MSSDVPDPTDVEARAVENVRIEDEMEQSYIDYAMSVIAGRALPRVEDGLKPVHRRILYAMHEMGVSSGSSHRKSSSIVGETMGDYHPHGDSAIYDTLVRMAQDFSMRYPLVDGQGNFGSMDGDPAAAQRYTEARMSPISEELLEDIEKDTVDFSANYDDRLQEPDVLPAAFPNLLVNGSSGIAVGMSTNIPPHNLGEVIDATIELIDNPDATVEDLMEHVKGPDFPTGANIVGRDAIYSAYKTGRGRLRVRAEFEVEEWKNGRERIVVTELPFQSNKARLVERIAEDVNEGEIEGISDLRDESDRDGVRVVIELKRGANSEVVKNKLLENHLEKTFGVINLALVDGQPQVLSLKETLEEYVAHRREVVRRRSEYDLEEAEDRAHILEGRLKAVENAEDVVELIRDSETRSDAKENLQDAYGFSQDQADHIVRMQLGSLTSMEAAEIEDEYEEVQAEIERLTAILESEQKLLEVIKDELREVKDEYGDERRTSIVEDQGTVTHEDLIPEEEVFVVMTEDDYVKRMPIEDFDPQGRGGKGIIGADVKEGDRVSTVFRANTHDYLLCFTNQGKVYQLKTYEIPEMGRTARGKSAVNILDLDDGEDITAIVDTDALADDEFVTMVTRNGYVKRTAGEEFDNIRSTGIIASDLEEGDELVDVEVTDGTKDLVIATEGGMTIRFDEDEVRAMGRNARGVNGIKLEGDDAVAGLVATDEADDKALLTVTRNGYGKRTRLSEYSRQSRYGKGLIDIKTGDRNGPVTAVKAVDDDDQLVVMSEDGQIMRTRVDEISTVGRNTMGVIVMEVEGDDAVASVDVVPVESLESDIEEDADVDADAADD, encoded by the coding sequence ATGAGTTCAGACGTACCCGATCCGACAGACGTAGAGGCTCGAGCCGTAGAGAACGTCCGCATCGAGGACGAGATGGAGCAGAGCTACATCGACTACGCGATGTCCGTCATCGCGGGTCGTGCGCTCCCCCGCGTCGAGGACGGCCTCAAACCCGTCCACCGCCGCATCCTGTACGCGATGCACGAGATGGGCGTCTCGAGCGGCTCTTCCCACCGGAAGTCCTCCTCGATCGTCGGGGAGACGATGGGTGACTACCACCCCCACGGCGACAGCGCGATCTACGACACCTTGGTCCGGATGGCCCAGGACTTCTCGATGCGCTATCCGCTGGTGGACGGCCAGGGGAACTTCGGCTCGATGGACGGCGACCCGGCCGCCGCACAGCGGTACACGGAGGCCCGGATGTCGCCCATCTCCGAGGAACTGCTCGAGGACATCGAGAAGGACACCGTCGACTTCTCGGCGAACTACGACGACCGCCTGCAGGAGCCCGACGTCCTGCCGGCGGCGTTCCCGAACCTGCTGGTGAACGGCTCCTCGGGGATCGCGGTCGGGATGTCGACGAACATCCCGCCGCACAACCTCGGGGAAGTGATCGACGCGACGATCGAACTGATCGACAACCCCGACGCGACGGTCGAGGACCTGATGGAGCACGTCAAGGGACCCGACTTCCCGACGGGTGCGAACATCGTCGGTCGCGACGCCATCTACTCCGCTTACAAGACCGGCCGCGGACGCCTCCGCGTGCGCGCCGAGTTCGAGGTCGAGGAGTGGAAGAACGGCCGCGAGCGGATCGTCGTCACCGAACTGCCCTTCCAGTCCAACAAGGCCCGCCTCGTCGAGCGAATCGCCGAGGACGTCAACGAGGGCGAGATCGAGGGCATCTCCGACCTGCGCGACGAGTCCGACCGCGACGGCGTCCGCGTCGTCATCGAACTCAAGCGCGGCGCCAACAGCGAGGTCGTCAAGAACAAACTGCTCGAGAACCACTTAGAGAAGACCTTCGGCGTCATCAACCTCGCGCTGGTCGACGGCCAGCCCCAGGTGCTGTCGCTGAAGGAAACGCTCGAGGAGTACGTCGCCCACCGCCGCGAGGTCGTGCGCCGACGCAGCGAGTACGACCTCGAGGAAGCCGAGGATCGGGCGCACATCCTCGAGGGCCGGCTGAAGGCCGTCGAGAACGCCGAGGACGTGGTCGAACTGATCCGCGACAGCGAGACCCGCTCCGACGCGAAGGAGAACCTTCAGGACGCCTACGGCTTCTCCCAGGATCAGGCCGACCACATCGTCCGCATGCAACTGGGCAGCCTCACCTCGATGGAGGCCGCCGAGATCGAGGACGAGTACGAGGAGGTTCAGGCAGAAATCGAGCGCCTGACCGCCATCCTCGAGAGCGAACAGAAGCTGCTCGAGGTCATCAAGGACGAACTCCGCGAGGTCAAGGACGAATATGGCGACGAGCGCCGGACCTCGATCGTCGAGGATCAGGGGACGGTCACCCACGAGGACCTCATCCCCGAGGAAGAGGTCTTCGTCGTCATGACCGAGGACGACTACGTCAAGCGGATGCCCATCGAGGACTTCGACCCCCAGGGTCGAGGCGGCAAGGGCATCATCGGCGCGGACGTCAAGGAGGGCGACCGCGTCTCGACGGTCTTCCGGGCGAACACCCACGACTACCTCCTGTGCTTCACGAATCAGGGCAAAGTCTACCAGCTCAAGACCTACGAGATCCCCGAGATGGGTCGGACGGCCCGCGGGAAGTCCGCCGTCAACATCCTCGACCTCGACGACGGCGAGGACATCACCGCCATCGTCGACACCGACGCGCTGGCCGACGACGAGTTTGTGACGATGGTCACGCGCAACGGCTACGTCAAGCGGACCGCCGGCGAGGAGTTCGATAACATCCGCTCGACCGGTATCATCGCCTCCGACTTAGAGGAGGGCGACGAACTCGTCGACGTCGAGGTCACGGACGGCACGAAGGACCTCGTGATCGCCACCGAGGGCGGGATGACGATCCGCTTCGACGAGGACGAGGTCCGCGCGATGGGCCGCAACGCCCGCGGGGTCAACGGCATCAAACTCGAGGGCGACGACGCGGTCGCCGGCCTGGTCGCGACCGACGAGGCCGACGACAAGGCCCTGCTGACCGTCACCCGAAACGGGTACGGGAAGCGGACTCGCCTCTCCGAGTACAGCCGCCAGTCCCGGTACGGGAAGGGGCTGATCGACATCAAGACCGGCGACCGGAACGGACCGGTGACGGCGGTCAAAGCCGTCGACGACGACGATCAACTCGTCGTGATGAGCGAGGACGGACAGATCATGCGCACCCGCGTCGACGAGATTTCGACGGTCGGTCGCAACACGATGGGCGTGATCGTGATGGAAGTCGAGGGCGACGACGCGGTCGCGAGCGTCGACGTCGTTCCCGTCGAGTCGCTCGAGTCCGACATCGAGGAAGACGCAGACGTAGACGCCGACGCAGCCGACGACTGA
- the gyrB gene encoding DNA topoisomerase (ATP-hydrolyzing) subunit B, translating to MSQESEYGAGQIQVLEGLEAVRKRPAMYIGSTDSRGLHHLVYEVVDNSIDEALAGYCDDITVTIHEDGSVSVADDGRGIPVDTHDEYDRPALEVILTVLHAGGKFDNKSYQVSGGLHGVGVSVVNALSERLEAEVKRDGGVFRHAFEAGEPVGDMERVRDMEPDEETGTEVRFWPDTGIFEANEFSFSTLANRLRELAFLNSGVRITLRDEREDAGDADDEGPVEETFEYEGGIREFVEYLNETRSAMHDDIIYFEDEEQNIQVEVAMQATEELQGSIHAFANNINTREGGTHLTGFKTALTRTVNDYANENNMLGDLDNNLKGEDIREGLTAVISVKHPDPQFEGQTKTKLGNSEVRGIVESAMHEGLGTYFEENPDTAEAIITKAVEAAKARMAAQKAEELTRRKSALESTSLPGKLADCQTKDPEDAELFIAEGDSAGGSAKQARNPEFQAVLPIRGKVLNVEKHRLDRVLENDQIRNIITAIGAGVGDEFDVEDVRYKKIIMATDADVDGAHIRTLLLTFFYRHMRPLLEGGYVYATQPPLYRIRYRGETYDAMTDQERDEIIEEKCDGSPSQVQRFKGLGEMNPQQLWDTTMDPENRILKQITIEDAAAADKMFSVLMGDAVEPRKQFIKENAPEAEWIDI from the coding sequence ATGTCCCAGGAAAGCGAGTACGGCGCCGGACAAATCCAGGTCCTAGAGGGCCTGGAAGCCGTGCGGAAACGGCCGGCGATGTACATCGGTTCTACCGACTCTCGAGGACTCCACCATCTCGTCTACGAAGTGGTGGACAACTCGATCGACGAGGCGCTGGCCGGCTACTGCGACGACATCACCGTCACCATCCACGAGGACGGCTCGGTGAGCGTCGCGGACGACGGCCGCGGCATCCCCGTCGACACGCACGATGAGTACGATCGCCCCGCCCTCGAGGTCATCCTGACGGTCCTCCACGCGGGCGGCAAGTTCGACAACAAGTCCTACCAGGTCTCCGGCGGCCTCCACGGCGTCGGCGTCTCGGTAGTCAACGCCCTCTCCGAGCGCCTCGAGGCCGAGGTCAAGCGCGACGGCGGCGTCTTCCGCCACGCCTTCGAAGCCGGCGAGCCCGTCGGCGATATGGAGCGCGTTCGCGACATGGAGCCGGACGAGGAGACCGGCACCGAAGTCCGGTTCTGGCCCGACACCGGCATCTTCGAGGCCAACGAGTTCTCGTTCTCGACGCTCGCGAACCGCCTTCGCGAGTTGGCCTTCCTCAACTCCGGCGTGCGCATCACGCTGCGCGACGAGCGCGAGGACGCCGGCGACGCCGACGACGAGGGCCCCGTCGAGGAGACCTTCGAGTACGAGGGCGGCATCCGCGAGTTCGTCGAGTATTTGAACGAGACGCGCTCGGCGATGCACGACGACATCATCTACTTCGAGGACGAGGAGCAGAACATCCAGGTCGAGGTGGCGATGCAGGCCACCGAGGAGCTCCAGGGCTCGATCCACGCCTTCGCGAACAACATCAACACCCGCGAGGGCGGTACCCACCTCACGGGATTCAAGACCGCCCTCACGCGGACGGTCAACGACTACGCCAACGAGAACAACATGCTCGGCGACCTCGACAACAACCTCAAGGGTGAGGACATCCGGGAGGGGCTGACCGCGGTTATCTCGGTCAAACACCCCGACCCGCAGTTCGAGGGCCAGACGAAGACCAAGCTCGGCAACTCGGAAGTCCGTGGTATCGTCGAGAGCGCCATGCACGAGGGGCTCGGAACGTACTTCGAGGAGAACCCCGACACCGCCGAGGCGATCATCACCAAGGCCGTCGAGGCCGCGAAAGCGCGAATGGCCGCCCAGAAGGCCGAGGAGCTGACGCGGCGGAAGTCGGCCCTCGAGTCGACCTCGCTGCCCGGCAAGCTCGCGGACTGTCAGACCAAAGATCCCGAGGACGCCGAACTGTTCATCGCCGAGGGTGACTCCGCGGGCGGCAGCGCGAAGCAGGCCCGCAACCCCGAGTTCCAGGCCGTCCTCCCGATCCGCGGGAAGGTGCTGAACGTCGAAAAACACCGCCTCGATCGGGTGCTCGAGAACGACCAGATCCGGAACATCATCACGGCGATCGGCGCCGGCGTCGGCGACGAGTTCGACGTCGAGGACGTCCGCTACAAGAAGATCATCATGGCGACCGACGCCGACGTCGACGGCGCCCACATCCGCACCCTCCTCCTTACGTTCTTCTACCGGCACATGCGGCCGCTGCTGGAAGGCGGCTACGTCTACGCGACCCAACCGCCGCTGTACCGCATCCGGTACCGCGGCGAGACCTACGACGCGATGACCGATCAGGAGCGCGACGAGATCATCGAGGAGAAGTGCGACGGCTCGCCGTCGCAGGTCCAGCGGTTCAAGGGCCTGGGCGAGATGAATCCCCAGCAGCTCTGGGATACGACGATGGACCCGGAGAACCGCATCCTCAAACAGATCACGATCGAGGACGCGGCCGCCGCGGACAAGATGTTCTCCGTGCTGATGGGTGACGCGGTCGAACCGCGCAAGCAGTTCATCAAGGAGAACGCGCCGGAGGCAGAGTGGATCGACATATAG